The proteins below are encoded in one region of Saccopteryx leptura isolate mSacLep1 chromosome 1, mSacLep1_pri_phased_curated, whole genome shotgun sequence:
- the NDUFAF4 gene encoding NADH dehydrogenase [ubiquinone] 1 alpha subcomplex assembly factor 4 has product MGAAVIRAIRNFNLENRAEREISKMKPSPAPRYPSTKSLLREQTRSHPHIKGEIDRKDDKLLSLLKDVYVDSKDPVSSVQVKDAGIPQEAKEFRLPKGHHFDLNIENIPKGKISIVEALTLLNNHKLYPDTWTAKKIAEEYHLEQKDVNALLKYFVTFEVKVFPPEDKKAIQSE; this is encoded by the exons ATGGGGGCTGCGGTGATTCGTGCAATCAGGAATTTCAACCTCGAGAACCGGGCGGAACGGGAAATCAGCAAGATGAAGCCCTCTCCCGCGCCCAGGTACCCCTCCACCAAGAGCCTCCTGCGAGAGCAGACGAGAA gCCATCCACATATTAAGGGGGAAATTGATAGAAAAGATGACAAACTGCTGTCATTACTTAAAGATGTGTATGTTGATTCCAAAGATCCTGTGTCTTCGGTGCAG GTGAAAGATGCTGGCATACCTCAAGAGGCAAAGGAGTTCAGATTGCCAAAAGGCCACCACTTTGACCTAAATATTGAGAACATTCCCAAAGGCAAAATTTCCATTGTAGAGGCATTGACACTTCTCAATAACCATAAACTTTATCCAGATACATGGACTGCTAAGAAAATAGCAGAAGAATACCATCTAGAACAGAAAGATGTAAATGCCCTTCTCaaatattttgttacttttgAAGTCAAAGTCTTTCCTCCTGAAGACAAGAAAGCAATACAATCAGAATGA